The Streptomyces cyaneogriseus subsp. noncyanogenus region ACGAGGGTGCCGGCGGTGTGGATGACGGTGGTGAGGGGGTGGTCGGGGGGGATGGTGGTGAGGAGGTGGGCGAGTTGGCGGGGGTCGCTGGTGTCGCAGGCGGTGAGGGTGACGTGGGCTCCGGCGGTGGTGAGTTCGGCGGCGAGTTCTCGTGCGCCGGGTGCGGTGGGTCCTTGCCTGCTGGTGAGGAGGAGGTGGGTGACGCCGTGGTGGTGGACGAGGTGGCGGGCGAGGTGGGCGCCGAGGGTGCCGGTCCCGCCCGTGATCAGCGCCGTGCCCTCGCGGTCGATGCCCTGCGGCACCCGGAGCACGGCCTTGCCGACCAGCTTCGCCTGGCTGAGGTCGCGCAGCGCCTCCCGGGCCCGGCGCACGTCGTACGTCGTGATCGGCGGCGGCACCAGCGCGCCGTCCCGGTACAACTCCATGATCGCCAGGAGCATCTCCTGGATGCGGTCCGGGCCCGCCTCCATGATGTCGTACGCCTGGTAGGCCACCCCCGGGCAGGCCGCGGCCACCTGCGCGGGATCGCGCTTGTCGGTCTTGCCCATCTCCAGGAAGCGGCCCCCGCGCGGCAGCAGCCGCAGCCCGGCGTCCACGAACTCGTTGGCCAGGCAGTCCAGGACCACGTCCATGCCCCGGCCGCCGCTGGTCCGGGTGAACGCCTCCTCGAACTCCAGCGTGCGGGAGCTGGCGATGTGCGCGTCGTCCAGGCCGTGCCGGCGCAGGGTGTCCCACTTGCCGGGACTGGCGGTGCCGTACACCTCGGCGCCCAGATGGCGGGCGAGCTGCACCGCGGCGATGCCGACGCCGCCCGCCGCCGCGTGCACCAGGACCGACTCGCCGGGCCGCACGCCCGCCAGGTCGACCAGGCCGTAGTAGGCCGTGGTGTGGGTGATCGGCACGGCGGCCGCCTGCTCGAAGGACCAGTCGTCCGGCATCCGGGTCAGGAAGCGGTGGTCGGTGACGGCGACCGGCCCGAACGACTCCGGGCACAGGCCCAGCACCCGGTCGCCCACGGCCACGTTGGTCACCCCGGCCCCGACCTCCAGGACCGTGCCGGCCACGTCGCCGCCGATGCCCGCCTGCCCGGCGACCATGTCCAGGGCGACGATCACATCGCGGAAGTTCAGGCCCACCGCGTGCACGGCCAGGCGCACCCGGCCCGGCGGCAGCGGATCGAGGACCTCGGGGCAGGGCACCAGGGACAGGTTCTCGATGGTGCCGCGCCCGGTGCTCACCAGACGCCACGGGCCGCTGCCGGGCGGCACCAGCGCCGGATGGGAGGCCGTACGGGACAGGCGGGGCGCCCGCACGGCACCGGCGCGCACCGCGAGCCGCGGCTCGGCGTGCCCCAGCGCCCGCGCGAAGACCTCCCGTGACTCCTCGTGCCCGTCCAGGTCGACCAGGCCGAAACGGCCGGGGTGTTCGCTGTACGCCGAGGTCACCAGGCCCCAGCCGGCCGCGTGCGGCAGGTCGGAGACGTCCTCGTCGTCCCCGGCGGCGACCGCGCCCCGGGTGACGAACACCAGCCGCGCGGCGGCGAACCGGTCCTCGGCCAGCCAGGCCCGCACCCGCTCCAGGGTCTCCTGGGCGGCGTCGTGCGCGGCCGCCACCGGATCGGCGGGCGGCTGCGGCGCCAGGCACACCACCACGGTGGCCGGGACCTCGCCCAGCTCGTCCAGGCCGGCCGCGACCCGCGGCGCGCTCCCGGCCAGCCCGAAGGGGTCGTCGCCGACCAGGACCCAGTCGGGCACCGCCTCCGGCTCGGGCAGGGGCGTCCACTCCAGGTGGAACTGCGCGTCCTCCGGCGCGCCCGCCCCGGCGGCGGGCAGGTCGGCCGGGCGGGTCACCAGGGACTCCACGGCGGCCAGCGGACGGCCGGTGTCGTCGCTCAGCAGGATGCCGATCCGGTCCTGCGCGCGAGTCAGCCGCACCCGGGCCGAGACGGCGCCGGACGCGTACAGGTGCACACCCGTCCACGCGAACGGCAGCCGCACACCCGCCTGAGGGCCCTCGGCGAAGGCCATCGCGTGCAGGGCCGCGTCCAGCAGCGCCGGATGCACACCGAACCGGCCGGCCTCGGCCCGCTCCTCGTCCGGCAGCGCGATCTCGGCGAACAGCTCCTCGCCGCGCCGCCACACGGCGCGCAGCCCCCGGAAGGCGGGGCCGTAGTGGTAGCCGCCCTCGGCGAGCAGGTCGTAGACGCCGTCCACCGCGACCGGTTCCGCACCGGGCGGCGGCCACGCCGCCTGCGCCGCGGGCTGCGCCGGGGTGTGCCGGCTCAGCGTGCCGAGCGCGTGCAGGGTCCACTCGCCGCCCTCCGCGCGGGAGTGCACGGTCACCGCGCACCGGCCGTCGGCCGACTGCTCCGGGACCGCGCGCACCTGGACCGTCACCTCCTCGCGCGGGCCCAGCACCAGCGGCGCCTGGAGGGTGAGTTCCTCCAGGTGCGGGTGGCCGAGGTGGTCGCCCGCCCGGATCGCCAGCTCCACGAAGGCGGTGCCGGGCAGCAGCACCGTGCCGCCCACGGCGTGGTCGAGCAGCCACGGCCGCGTCCGGCCCGACAGCCGCCCGGTCAGCAGGACGCCGTCACCGCCCGCCAGGGACACGGCGGCACCCAGCAGCGGATGCCCGGCCGCGTCCAGGCCGGCCGCGGCCACGTCCCCGGCGTCCCGGCTGCCCTGGAGCCAGAACCGGCGCCGCTGGAAGGCGTACGTGGGCAGCGGTACCGGCCGGGCACCGGTGGACGCCAGCGCCGGGGACCAGTCCACCTCGGCGCCCAGCGTGTGCAGTTCGGCCACCGAGGTCAGGAAGCGGAGCGGGCCGCCGTCGTCGCGGCGCAGCGAGCCGACCGCGCCCGCGCTCCGCCCGGCCGCCTCGGCGCAGTCCTGCACCGAGGGCACCAGCACCGGGTGCGGGCTCATCTCGGCGAACAGGGAGAAGCCCTGCTCCAGCGCGGCGCCGACGGCCCGCTCGAACTCCACCGGGTGGCGCAGGTTCTCGTACCAGTACGAGCCGTCGAGCCGGGCGGTGTCCAGCGCGGCGCCGGTCAGCGTGGAGAAGAACGGGATCGCCGACGAGCGCGGCGACAGCCCGGCGAGCTCCGCCGCCAGTTCGCTCTCGATCTCCGCGACCTGCGCGGTGTGCGAGGCGTAGTCCACGGGGATCCGGCGGGCGCGTACGCCCCGCTCCTCGCAGTGGGCGAGGAGTTCGCCGAGGGCGTCGGCCTCTCCGGCGACCACGGTGGTGGCCGGGCCGTTCACGGAGGCGACGGAGATCCGCTCCCCCCAGCCGCCGATCAGCTCCCGCGCCGCCGGAGCCGACAGCGGTACGGCGACCATGCCGCCCTTCCCGGCCAGCCGGGCGCCGATCGCCCGGGCGCGCAGGGCCACCACCCGGGCCCCGTCCGCCAGGTCCAGCGCGCCGCTCACACAGGCGGCGGCGATCTCGCCCTGGGAGTGCCCGATCACGGCGGCCGGTTCCACGCCGTAGGAGCGCCACAGCGCGGCCAGGGACACCATCACCGCCCACAGCGCGGGCTGCACCACGTCCACCCGGTCCCAGGGCGGGGTGCCCGGCTCGCCGCGCAGCACCGCCGTCAGCGACCAGCCGGTGTGCGGGCGCAGCGTCTCCTCGCACTCCCGCAGGCGGTCGCGGAACACCGGTGCGCCGTCGAGCAGGTCCACGGCCATCCCGGCCCACTGGGCGCCCTGCCCGGGGAAGACGAACACCACCCGCCCGTCCCCGGCCGCCGTGCCCTCGACGATGCCCGGCGGCAGCGCCCCGGCCGCCCGGGGATCGTGCGCGCCCAGCGCCGAGGCACCGGCGAGCAGGGCCGCCCGGTCCGCGCCGAGCACCACGGCCCGGTGCGGGAGACGGGTCCGGCCCGCCAGCGAGAGGGCGACGTCCGCGGCGGACGCCTCCGGCCGCCCGGCCAGGTGCGCGGCGACCTTCCCGGCCTGCGCCCGCAGGGCCTCGGGGGTGTGCCCGGACAGCACCCAGGGCACCGCCCCGAACGGGGCGGGCGCGGACGGCGCGGCGGGGGTGTCCGAGGGGGCCTGCGCGGGCGGCTGCTCCAGGATGACGTGGGCGTTGGTGCCGCTGATGCCGAAGGAGGAGACGGCGGCCCGGCGCGGCCGTCCGGCGGCCGGCCATTCCTGTGCCTCGGTCAGCAGCCGTACCGCGCCCGCGTCCCAGTCCACCTCCGTCGACGGCGTGCCGACGTGCAGGGTCCCCGGTATGCGGCCGTGCCGCATCGCCATGACCATCTTGATGATGCCGGCGGCCCCGGCGGCGGCCTGGGTGTGCCCGATGTTGGACTTCACCGAGCCCAGCCAGAGCGGGCGTTCGGCGTCCCGGCCCTGCCCGTAGGTGGCGAGCAGCGCCTGCGCCTCGATGGGGTCGCCCAGCCTGGTGCCGGTCCCGTGCGCCTCGACGGCGTCGACGTCGGCGGTGCCCAGGCGTGCGTTGGCCAGGGCCTGTTCGATGACGCGCTGCTGGGAGGGGCCGTTGGGGGCGGTGAGGCCGTTGGAGGCGCCGTCCTGGTTGACGGCGGTGCCGCGGACGATCGCCAGCACCGGGTGGCCGTTGCGCCGCGCGTCCGACACGTAATAACTTCGTATAGCATACATTATACGAAGTTATACGAGGAGGGGCCGTTGGGGGCGGTGAGGCCGTTGGAGGCGCCGTCCTGGTTGACGGCGGTGCCGCGGACGATCGCCAGCACCGGGTGGCCGTTGCGCCGCGCGTCCGACAGCCGCTCCACCAGCAGCAGGCCCGCGCCCTCGCCCCAGCCGGTGCCGTCGGCGTCGTCGGAGAACGACTTGCAGCGGCCGTCCGGCGACAGACCGCCCTGCCGGGACAGCTCCACGAAGACGCCCGGCGACGACATGACGGTCACCCCGCCGGCCAGCGCCAGATCGCACTCGCCGCCGCGCAGCGCCTGCACCGCCAGGTGCAGCGCCACCAGCGACGACGAACAGGCCGTGTCGATGGTGATCGCCGGGCCCTCCAGGCCCAGCGTGAAGGCGACCCGCCCGGAGGCGACGCTGGCGGCCGAGCCGATGCCGATGAGGCCCTGCACCTCCTCGGGCAGCGTGCCCTGGTCACTGGCGTAGTCGTGGTACATCACGCCCGTGAACACACCGGTCCGGCTGCCGCGCACCGACCGCGGGTCGACCCCCGCGCTCTCCAGGGCCTCCCAGGAGGTCTCCAGGAGCAGCCGTTGCTGCGGGTCCATGGCGAGGGCCTCGCGCGGCGAGATCCCGAAGAACTCCGGGTCGAAGTCGGCCGCGTCGTAGAGGAAACCGCCCTCCCGCACGCACGAGGTGCCCGGCCGCGACATCTCCGGGTCGTACAGCGACTCCACGTCCCAGCCGCGGTCGCCCGGCATGGCGGCGATGGCGTCCCGGCCGCCGGCGACCAGCTCCCACAGCTCCTCCGGAGTGGCCACCCCGCCCGGGTAGCGGCAGGCCATGCCGACGATCGCGATCGGCTCCTGTGCGGTGCCGGCGCCCGCGGCCACCGGGGCGGCCCGCTCCGCGCCGCGCGCGCCGGTCAGCTCCCGCAGCAGGAAGTCCACCACGTCCGACGGCGTCGGATGGTCGAAGACCAGCGTCGCCGGCAGCCGCAGCCCGGTCGCGGCACCCACCCCGTTGCGCAGTTCGATCGCCGCCAGCGAGTCGAAGCCCAGCTCCCGGAAGGTCCGCCGGGCGTCCAGCTCGGCGGGCGTGGCGTGGCCGAGCGCCGCGGCGGCCCGGGTACGCACCAGCTCCAGCAGCACCCGGGCCCGCTCCGCCTCGGGCATCGCCCGCAGCCGGGCCGCGAACTCCCCGTCCGCGGCGGTGCCGGACGCGTCGTCCGCCCGCCGCACCGGCACCCGCACCAGGCCGCGCAGCAGTGCCGGCAGCGCGCCCGCCGCCGCCCGGGCCCGCAGCGCGCCCGGGTCCAGCGGCATCGGGACGGCCACCGGGGCGTCCAGCGCGAGAGCCGCGTCGAACAGGGCGAGCCCCTGCTCCACGGAGATCGTCCGCACCCCCGCCTCGGCCATCCGCCGCAGCGCGGTCTCGTCGAGCTCGCTCGTCATGCCGCCGGACGTCGTCCACGCGCCCCAGGCGAGGCTGGTGGCGGGTTGGCCGTGGGCGCGGCGGTGGTGGGCGAGGGCGTCGAGGTAGGTGTTGGCGGCGGCGTAGTTGGCTTGTCCGGGGGTGCCGAGTTGGCCGGCGGCGGAGGAGTAGAGGACGAAGGTGGTGACGGGGTGGGTGGTGGTGAGGGTGTGGAGGTGGTGGGCGGTGTCGATCTTGGGGGTGAGGGCGGTGTGGAGCTGGGTGTCGGTGAGGGTGGTGGTGGTGGCGTCGGCGAGGGTGCCGGCGGTGTGGATGACGGTGGTGAGGGGGTGGTCGGGGGGGATGGTGGTGAGGAGGTGGGCGAGTTGGCGGGGGTCGCTGGTGTCGCAGGCGGTGAGGGTGACGTGGGCTCCGGCGGTGGTGAGTTCGTCGGCGAGTTCTCGTGCGCCGGGTGCGGTGGGTCCTTGCCTGCTGGTGAGGAGGAGGTGGGTGACGCCGTGGTGGTGGACGAGGTGGCGGGCGAGGTGGGCGCCGAGGGTGCCGGTCCCGCCCGTGATCAGCGCCGTGCCGCCGGGATCGATGCGCGGCGCGCCGGCGGCCGGGACCGAGGCCCTGGCCAGGCGCGGCGCGAACACCGTGCCCGCGCGGACGGCGACCCGGGGCTCGTCCAGGCCGGCGACGGCCCGCAGCGCCGCCGCCGACTCCGGCTCCCCGTCGAGGTCCGCCACGAGGAAGCGGTCCGGGTGCTCGGCGACCGCCGAGCCGTACAGCCCCCAGGCGGCGGCCTGGACCGGGACGGGCACGTCCGCGGCGTGCACGGCGACCGCGTTCCGGGTCACCGCGACCAGCCGCGCCCCCGCGAACCGCGCGTCCCCCAGCCAGTCCCGCACCAGACCCAGGGCCCGCTCGGCACACAGGTGGGCGGCCCGCACCTCCCCGGACCCGGCCGGGCCGTCCGGCGCCGAGGGGTCCGGTGCGCTCGCCCCGGGCACGTCCCCGTCCACCGCGGCCACCACCAGATCGGGTACGGGCGCCCCCGCGTCCACGGCCGCCGCCAGCGCGGCCAGGTCCCGGTGGACCTCGGCCCCCTCGACGACACCGGGCACCTCCCCGAGCACCGCCCACCGGGCGGCCCGCTCCGGGCCGGTGACCGGGGTCCACGAAGGCGTGAAGAGGGCCTCGGCGACCGGGTCGGGCGCGGCGATCCGGTCCGCGGGACGCACCAGCAGCGTGTCCACCGTCACCACCGGACGGCCGGTGGCGTCCGCGCACAGCAGGGACAGCGCGTCCGGCCCGGACGCCCGCAGCCGCACCCGCAGCCGGCTCGCCCCCGCCGCGTGCAGCACCACCCCGCGCCACTCGAACGGCAGCCGCCCGCCCTGGTCACGGCCGAACTCGCCGGGCAGGAAGGCCGCCGCGTGCAGCGCGGCGTCGGCCAGCGCCGGATGCAGCCCGAACCGGCCCGCCTCCCCGGCCGCCTCCTCGGGCAGCCGCACCTCCGCGAAGACCTCCTCGCCCCGCCGCCACGCCGCGCCCAGCCCCCGGAACGCGGGCCCGTAGCGGAAACCGGCGGCGGCGAAACCGTCGTAGAGCGCGCCGGTGTCCACGGGCTCGGCGCCGGGGGGCGGCCAGGCGGCCAGCTCCTCCGCGGCGGCCGGGCGCCGGGCGCCGAGCCGCCCGCCGGCGTGCCGCGTCCACACCTCCTCGGACGCGTCCTGCGCCTGCGCGTGCACGGTGAACGCGCGCTCCCCGTCCGCCTCCGGCGCCCCCAGCGCCAGTTGCACCCGCAGCGCGCCGTCCGCGGGCAGCACCAGCGGCGCCTCCAGGGTGAGCTCGGCCAGCGTGTCCAGGCCGACCCGGGCCCCGGCCCACAGGGCCAGCTCGGCCAGGGCGGTGCCCGGCAGCAGCACCGTGTCGCCGAGGGCGTGGTCCGCGAGCCAGGGATGCGTCCGCAGGGACACCAGGCCGGTGAAGAGCCAGTCGCCCCCGGCCGCCGCGACCAGCTCGGCGCCGAGCAGCGGATGCTCCGCGGGCGCCAGCCCGGCCGTCGTCACGTCCGCCCCGGCCGGTTCGGGCAGCAGCCAGTACGGCCGGTGCTGGAAGGCGTAGGTCGGCAGCGCCACCCGCCGGGCCGGGCGTCCGGCGAAGAACGCCGCCCAGTCGACCGGCACACCCGCCGTGTACGCCCGCGCCAGCGAGGTCAGCAGGGTGCGCACCTCCGGCCGCTGCCGGCGCAGCAGGGCCGCGACGACCGCCCCGTCCGCGGCGCCCGCGTCCGTCAG contains the following coding sequences:
- a CDS encoding SpnB-like Rossmann fold domain-containing protein, translating into MESLVTRPADLPAAGAGAPEDAQFHLEWTPLPEPEAVPDWVLVGDDPFGLAGSAPRVAAGLDELGEVPATVVVCLAPQPPADPVAAAHDAAQETLERVRAWLAEDRFAAARLVFVTRGAVAAGDDEDVSDLPHAAGWGLVTSAYSEHPGRFGLVDLDGHEESREVFARALGHAEPRLAVRAGAVRAPRLSRTASHPALVPPGSGPWRLVSTGRGTIENLSLVPCPEVLDPLPPGRVRLAVHAVGLNFRDVIVALDMVAGQAGIGGDVAGTVLEVGAGVTNVAVGDRVLGLCPESFGPVAVTDHRFLTRMPDDWSFEQAAAVPITHTTAYYGLVDLAGVRPGESVLVHAAAGGVGIAAVQLARHLGAEVYGTASPGKWDTLRRHGLDDAHIASSRTLEFEEAFTRTSGGRGMDVVLDCLANEFVDAGLRLLPRGGRFLEMGKTDKRDPAQVAAACPGVAYQAYDIMEAGPDRIQEMLLAIMELYRDGALVPPPITTYDVRRAREALRDLSQAKLVGKAVLRVPQGIDREGTALITGGTGTLGAHLARHLVHHHGVTHLLLTSRQGPTAPGARELAAELTTAGAHVTLTACDTSDPRQLAHLLTTIPPDHPLTTVIHTAGTLV